One region of Constrictibacter sp. MBR-5 genomic DNA includes:
- a CDS encoding acyltransferase, whose amino-acid sequence MPITDDVRLGCGVRIHQPALTNLYGCTIGDHTAVGPFVEIQKGVTVGARCKISSHSFVCEGVVLEDEVFVGHGVMFTNDLFPRATTTAGEPQTAADWCLVPTLVKRRASIGSNATIVAGVVIGEGAVVGAGAVVTRDVPDHAVVAGVPARVLSRVPDAPQAGLRIGAAR is encoded by the coding sequence ATGCCGATCACCGACGATGTCCGCCTCGGATGTGGAGTGCGGATCCACCAGCCGGCACTGACGAATCTCTACGGCTGTACGATCGGCGATCATACTGCCGTCGGACCATTCGTCGAGATCCAGAAGGGCGTCACCGTCGGCGCGCGCTGCAAGATCTCCTCCCACAGCTTCGTCTGTGAGGGCGTGGTGCTGGAGGACGAGGTCTTCGTCGGGCACGGCGTCATGTTCACGAACGACCTCTTCCCACGTGCGACCACGACGGCGGGAGAGCCGCAGACGGCGGCGGACTGGTGCCTGGTCCCGACCCTGGTCAAGCGCCGGGCGTCCATCGGCTCGAATGCGACCATCGTCGCGGGAGTCGTGATCGGGGAGGGGGCGGTGGTCGGCGCTGGCGCCGTCGTCACGCGCGACGTTCCCGACCATGCCGTCGTCGCCGGGGTCCCGGCCCGGGTCCTGTCGCGCGTACCCGATGCGCCGCAGGCGGGCCTCCGGATCGGAGCCGCACGATGA
- a CDS encoding glycosyltransferase family 4 protein: protein MRVCKGGPAGPMQPSAMSSVVASQLGARMHYAVPRFLERSGRLERFYTDICAGDAVADVLRLCPKSLRPLPLRRLIARTPHGVSRDRITTFPGFGLHHALRRLRARTAEDVAEIALWAGARLSARVAARGFGRAGVVFGYNGECLELLRAARSAGLVTVMEQTVAARDLLERLLDQELSAFPNWQVRPATNRFTRATAEREKAEWQSADLILCGSDFVRESIAGSGGPHDRCVVVPYGVDARFAMPARAPHDGPLRVLTVGEVGLRKGSPYVLAAARRLGRRATFRMVGTLGILPAQRNALAEHVELTGPVPRSEMAAHFAWADVMLLPSICEGSATAVYEALAARLPVICTPNTGSVVRDGIEGFIVPIRDPEAIADGIDALAANPQRRRDMGENAGARAAAFTVDAYGARFMAALDAAPAGGRRPAPAETQRS from the coding sequence ATGCGCGTGTGTAAGGGCGGGCCGGCGGGTCCGATGCAGCCGAGCGCCATGAGCAGCGTCGTCGCCAGCCAGCTCGGCGCGCGGATGCACTATGCCGTGCCGCGTTTCCTGGAGCGGAGCGGCAGGCTCGAACGGTTCTACACCGACATCTGTGCCGGCGACGCCGTCGCGGACGTCCTGCGCCTGTGCCCGAAGTCGCTCCGGCCGCTCCCGCTGCGCCGCCTGATCGCCCGGACCCCGCACGGTGTCTCCCGGGACAGGATCACGACCTTTCCGGGCTTCGGCCTTCATCATGCCCTACGCCGCCTCCGGGCGCGCACTGCCGAAGATGTGGCCGAAATCGCCCTCTGGGCCGGTGCTCGGCTGTCCGCACGCGTCGCGGCGCGCGGCTTCGGCCGCGCAGGAGTGGTCTTCGGATACAATGGCGAATGCCTCGAACTGCTCCGTGCAGCGAGGTCCGCCGGCCTGGTCACGGTGATGGAACAGACGGTCGCCGCGCGGGACCTGCTGGAGCGCCTCCTCGATCAGGAACTCTCCGCCTTTCCGAATTGGCAGGTCAGGCCGGCGACCAATCGCTTCACACGGGCCACGGCAGAGCGCGAGAAAGCGGAATGGCAGTCGGCCGACCTGATCCTGTGCGGTTCGGACTTCGTCCGCGAGAGCATCGCCGGAAGCGGAGGGCCGCATGACCGGTGTGTCGTCGTTCCCTATGGCGTGGATGCTCGCTTCGCCATGCCGGCCAGGGCGCCGCACGACGGACCGCTGCGCGTTCTCACGGTCGGCGAGGTCGGGCTGCGCAAGGGATCGCCCTACGTGCTCGCGGCGGCGCGGCGGCTGGGCCGTCGCGCAACGTTTCGGATGGTAGGGACGCTGGGTATTCTGCCGGCACAGCGGAATGCCCTTGCCGAGCATGTGGAACTCACCGGACCTGTTCCTCGCAGCGAAATGGCCGCGCACTTCGCCTGGGCCGACGTCATGCTGCTTCCATCTATCTGCGAGGGTTCGGCGACCGCCGTATACGAGGCGCTGGCCGCCCGGCTGCCCGTCATCTGCACGCCGAACACGGGCAGCGTCGTCCGCGACGGAATCGAGGGGTTCATCGTGCCCATCCGCGACCCGGAGGCGATCGCCGACGGCATCGACGCGCTCGCCGCCAATCCGCAGCGTCGACGGGACATGGGTGAGAACGCGGGGGCGCGTGCCGCCGCCTTCACGGTCGATGCCTATGGCGCACGCTTCATGGCCGCGCTCGACGCGGCGCCCGCCGGTGGACGCCGCCCCGCACCGGCGGAGACGCAGCGATCATGA
- a CDS encoding glycosyltransferase family 4 protein, whose product MKIIIANRFYFPDESATSRMVTSLARSLVRQGACVHIVASDAHHDSPRREPTEAVQDGVAVHRVRSTALGRHRIWRRALDYLTFHFGAARRVRALAEPGDVVIVCTDPPLLSVSLLGALWHRDAVMVNWLHDLFPEAAIQLGVLRRGIAAKLLVRLRNLSLRAARTSVAPMPRMAEFLAQSGIPGDRLEVIRHWSDGREIHPVARETNALRRDWGLEGKFVVGYSGNFGRVHEFGTILDAAERLRADPRITFLFIGSGHRRAWFESEVSRRGLSNVIMKPLQPRDRLAESLGAADVHLISLLPDLETCSVPSKLYGILAAGRPVLFVGDRDGEVATVVGNGGCGASVAVGDPAALAERILALAGDETVRRTMGDAARHLFETDYVEAAGVANWHRLLRRLGVTEAAAASRAEGADARV is encoded by the coding sequence ATGAAGATCATTATTGCGAACCGATTCTATTTCCCGGACGAGTCCGCCACGAGCCGGATGGTGACGAGCCTCGCGCGTTCGCTCGTTCGCCAGGGCGCATGCGTGCACATCGTCGCCAGCGACGCGCACCACGACAGCCCGCGGCGAGAACCCACCGAAGCCGTCCAGGACGGTGTCGCCGTGCATCGCGTCCGGTCGACCGCGCTGGGCCGCCACCGGATCTGGCGTCGCGCGCTCGACTACCTCACCTTTCATTTCGGCGCCGCCCGGCGCGTGCGGGCGCTCGCCGAGCCCGGCGACGTCGTCATCGTCTGTACCGATCCGCCACTATTGTCCGTCAGCCTCCTTGGAGCGCTCTGGCACAGGGACGCGGTGATGGTGAACTGGCTCCACGACCTGTTTCCCGAAGCGGCGATCCAGCTCGGCGTCCTGCGGCGCGGGATCGCAGCCAAGCTGCTGGTGCGGCTGCGCAACCTGTCGCTTCGCGCCGCCCGGACGAGCGTCGCGCCGATGCCGCGCATGGCGGAATTCCTGGCCCAAAGCGGCATTCCCGGCGACCGCCTCGAGGTGATCCGGCACTGGTCGGACGGGCGCGAGATTCATCCCGTCGCCCGCGAGACGAACGCGCTGCGCCGCGACTGGGGTCTCGAGGGCAAGTTCGTGGTGGGCTATTCGGGAAACTTCGGGCGCGTCCACGAGTTCGGCACGATCCTCGATGCGGCGGAACGCCTGCGCGCCGATCCCAGGATCACGTTCCTGTTCATTGGCAGCGGTCACCGCCGCGCCTGGTTCGAGAGCGAGGTGAGCCGCCGCGGCTTGTCCAACGTGATCATGAAGCCTTTGCAGCCGCGCGACCGTCTCGCCGAATCCCTCGGCGCCGCAGACGTGCATCTCATCTCGCTGCTTCCCGATCTCGAGACGTGCAGTGTCCCCAGCAAGCTCTACGGCATCCTGGCCGCGGGCCGCCCGGTCCTGTTCGTGGGAGACCGTGACGGCGAGGTCGCCACCGTCGTGGGCAACGGCGGGTGCGGCGCCTCGGTAGCCGTCGGCGACCCGGCCGCACTCGCCGAGCGGATCCTCGCACTGGCCGGGGACGAGACGGTGCGACGCACGATGGGCGACGCCGCCCGCCACCTCTTCGAGACCGACTATGTCGAGGCTGCAGGCGTCGCCAACTGGCACCGGCTTCTGCGCCGGTTGGGCGTGACGGAAGCTGCAGCGGCAAGCCGGGCGGAAGGTGCGGATGCGCGTGTGTAA
- a CDS encoding glycosyltransferase family 2 protein, with protein sequence MSISVLILTLNEEQNLPACLDSLTWCDDIVVLDSFSTDRTVEIAKARGARVYQRRFDGERSQRSYGLKEIPFKHPWVYLPDADEVTPGELRDEMLAIAADPSRPEVAFRVRFKVLFMGKWIRHSSLYPTWVVRLVRPEYVQFERDINLRCNLSGPEGRLHSHFLHFSFNKGLNAWYEKHNEYSWKEARESLKTLDGGRIDIGGIFARDPVRRRAALKDLSFHLPFRPALRFLYMYILRRGFLDGWPGYVYCRLLTAYEYMIVIKMAEIRRRDRGLPI encoded by the coding sequence ATGAGCATCTCCGTCCTCATCCTGACGCTGAACGAAGAGCAGAACCTCCCGGCCTGCCTCGACTCGTTGACATGGTGCGACGACATCGTCGTCCTCGACTCCTTCAGCACCGACCGAACCGTCGAGATCGCGAAGGCGCGGGGTGCGAGAGTCTACCAGCGGCGCTTCGACGGCGAGCGGAGTCAGCGATCGTACGGGCTCAAGGAGATCCCCTTCAAGCACCCCTGGGTATACCTGCCCGACGCCGACGAGGTGACGCCCGGCGAACTGCGCGACGAGATGCTGGCGATCGCCGCCGACCCCAGCCGGCCGGAGGTGGCGTTCAGGGTGCGCTTCAAGGTCCTTTTCATGGGCAAGTGGATCCGTCACAGCAGCCTCTATCCGACGTGGGTCGTCCGGCTCGTGCGGCCCGAATACGTGCAGTTCGAGCGCGACATCAATCTGCGCTGCAACCTGTCCGGACCCGAGGGCAGGCTCCACAGTCACTTCCTGCACTTCAGCTTCAACAAGGGGCTGAACGCCTGGTACGAGAAGCACAACGAATATTCCTGGAAGGAAGCGCGCGAGTCGCTGAAGACCCTGGACGGGGGCAGGATCGACATCGGCGGCATCTTCGCCCGCGATCCGGTGCGCCGTCGCGCCGCACTGAAGGACCTGTCGTTCCACCTGCCGTTCAGGCCGGCGCTGCGGTTCCTCTACATGTACATCCTGCGGCGGGGCTTTCTCGACGGCTGGCCCGGATACGTCTACTGCCGGCTTCTCACCGCGTACGAGTACATGATCGTGATCAAGATGGCTGAGATCCGCCGGCGCGACCGCGGCCTGCCGATCTGA
- a CDS encoding DegT/DnrJ/EryC1/StrS family aminotransferase — MRSSIPFLDLVAQQRSIRPELHAAVTDVLDSGQYVLGETVDAFERSFAAHCGTRHAVAVNTGTSALHLALLAAGVGPGDEVVTVAMTFVATAAAILYAGATPRFVDVDPVTWTMDPVALEAAVTPRTKAIIPVHLHGRLANMAPIREIARRCGAVLIEDAAQAHGASDRGQRAGSLGDLGCFSFYPGKNLGACGEGGAVVTDVDELAAKLRMLRDWGQSERYRHVVRGFNYRMDAVQAAVLDVKLRHLDGWTAGRRAVAAAYDRRLAVRGIVRARAAGSEHVWHVYAVRAAERDAVRRKLADAGVATGIHYPVPVHLQPAYSDLGYGPGDLPVSERLAREFLSLPIYPELGSEQIAYVCDALEDAVVGEPADVA; from the coding sequence ATGAGAAGTTCGATCCCCTTCCTCGATCTGGTCGCGCAGCAGCGCAGCATCCGGCCGGAGCTCCATGCGGCGGTAACGGACGTCCTCGACAGCGGACAGTATGTGCTGGGCGAGACGGTCGACGCCTTCGAGCGCAGCTTCGCCGCTCACTGCGGGACGCGCCACGCCGTCGCGGTCAACACGGGCACGTCGGCCCTGCATCTGGCCCTGCTCGCCGCGGGCGTCGGTCCGGGGGACGAAGTCGTCACGGTCGCGATGACGTTCGTCGCCACGGCTGCCGCGATCCTCTATGCGGGGGCGACGCCGCGCTTCGTCGATGTCGACCCGGTGACCTGGACCATGGATCCGGTCGCACTCGAGGCAGCCGTCACGCCGCGGACCAAGGCGATCATTCCGGTGCATCTGCATGGACGCCTGGCGAACATGGCGCCCATCCGCGAGATCGCCCGCCGCTGCGGCGCCGTCCTCATCGAAGACGCGGCGCAGGCGCACGGCGCCTCCGATCGCGGCCAGCGCGCGGGGTCGCTCGGAGACTTGGGCTGCTTCAGCTTCTATCCCGGCAAGAATCTGGGCGCCTGCGGGGAAGGCGGTGCCGTCGTCACCGACGTCGACGAACTGGCCGCCAAGCTTCGCATGCTGCGCGACTGGGGGCAGTCGGAACGTTACCGGCACGTCGTCAGGGGCTTCAACTACCGTATGGACGCCGTCCAGGCGGCGGTTCTGGATGTGAAGCTCCGCCACCTCGACGGTTGGACGGCCGGCCGGCGGGCGGTCGCGGCAGCCTACGACCGGAGGCTGGCGGTGCGCGGAATCGTCCGGGCGCGTGCGGCCGGCAGCGAGCATGTCTGGCACGTCTATGCCGTGCGGGCCGCGGAGCGGGACGCCGTCCGTCGCAAACTCGCCGACGCGGGCGTCGCCACCGGCATCCACTATCCGGTGCCGGTGCATCTTCAGCCCGCCTATTCGGACCTCGGATACGGACCCGGAGATCTTCCGGTTTCGGAGCGTCTCGCGCGCGAGTTCCTCTCTCTGCCGATCTACCCGGAACTCGGGTCCGAGCAGATCGCGTACGTCTGCGATGCGCTGGAAGATGCCGTGGTCGGAGAGCCTGCCGATGTCGCCTGA
- a CDS encoding glycosyltransferase family 4 protein → MTPDSTAQTQPLRRDDARRLSLAYLAHPHHGGTYMLFRSLRAGLVELGVDLRWIGVGEGAWNAWTDPHWQADCRYGAPVGPRGAVAEGELAGHIASAIVAGDYDGVLVGVLTREAEMLAVTRLPPHVARIMIVHNITPGTYAAARALRDAVHATVAISPRIERDLVGRHGFRRDRCVVIGHGVALGAPPRPRAASRDLRILSLGRIDEAAKGVLWLPRIMRRLGEGHSLTVAGDGPDLARLRSAAADLTDRVAFLGMVAPDDVPALYAAHDVLLVPSRYEGFCLTIAEAMAAGCIPVASHIAGVTDALIRHGRDGILFPVGDVAAAVAALRRLCDPALKGAMSRAARAHAVESFSLDRMTDGYRAVLQDVLRAPPAIASSPLAAMPKSLIRQALPTSLKNALRVVRERVA, encoded by the coding sequence ATGACCCCGGATTCGACGGCGCAGACACAACCTCTCCGCCGCGACGACGCGCGGCGGTTGTCGCTGGCGTACCTCGCGCATCCGCATCACGGCGGGACGTACATGCTCTTCAGGTCGCTGCGCGCGGGTCTGGTGGAGCTGGGGGTGGATCTGCGCTGGATCGGCGTCGGCGAGGGGGCGTGGAACGCCTGGACGGATCCGCATTGGCAGGCCGACTGTCGATATGGCGCGCCGGTTGGCCCGCGAGGCGCCGTCGCGGAAGGCGAGCTCGCCGGCCATATCGCCAGTGCCATTGTCGCTGGCGACTATGACGGGGTGCTCGTCGGTGTGCTGACGCGGGAGGCCGAGATGCTGGCGGTAACGCGGCTGCCGCCGCATGTCGCGCGCATCATGATCGTCCACAACATCACGCCGGGCACCTATGCAGCCGCCCGCGCGCTGCGCGATGCGGTACATGCCACCGTCGCCATATCGCCGCGGATCGAGCGGGACCTCGTCGGCCGGCACGGCTTCCGGCGCGATCGCTGCGTCGTCATCGGACACGGGGTTGCGCTCGGTGCGCCGCCTCGGCCGCGAGCGGCCTCGCGGGACCTGCGGATCCTGTCCCTGGGACGCATCGACGAAGCGGCCAAGGGCGTGCTGTGGCTGCCCCGCATCATGCGGCGTCTCGGGGAGGGGCACAGTCTTACGGTTGCGGGCGACGGCCCAGACCTGGCGCGGCTGCGCAGCGCGGCCGCCGACCTGACCGACCGTGTCGCATTCCTCGGCATGGTCGCCCCCGACGACGTGCCTGCATTGTACGCGGCGCACGATGTCCTGCTCGTGCCGTCCCGATATGAAGGCTTCTGCCTGACGATCGCCGAGGCCATGGCCGCGGGGTGCATTCCGGTAGCCTCGCACATCGCCGGCGTCACCGATGCGCTGATCCGGCACGGTCGGGACGGGATCCTGTTTCCGGTGGGCGACGTCGCCGCGGCCGTGGCGGCGCTTCGTCGCCTGTGCGACCCGGCGCTCAAGGGGGCGATGTCCAGGGCGGCGCGGGCGCACGCCGTCGAGAGCTTCAGCCTCGACAGGATGACAGACGGATATCGTGCGGTACTGCAGGACGTGCTGCGGGCGCCGCCCGCCATTGCGTCGTCGCCGCTCGCGGCGATGCCGAAGTCGCTGATCCGGCAGGCATTGCCAACCTCGTTGAAGAACGCCCTGCGGGTCGTTCGGGAGCGCGTGGCATGA
- a CDS encoding Gfo/Idh/MocA family oxidoreductase, which yields MIGIGVVGYGYWGPNLARCFSETDGCRLVAIADANPAALARAAKRHPGADLVDSWKLLLANPDVDAVVIATPVRTHYEIAHAGILSGRHVLVEKPMTETVTQAETLNEMAARRNVTLMVDHTFVYTPAVRKIRELIQRGEIGDIYYYDSTRVNLGIFQSDVNVVWDLAVHDLAILQFLLDDEPIAVSANGARHLAGSPENMAHVTLYFGRGTVAHLSVNWLAPVKVRRTLIGGSKKMIVYDDLEPSEKVKVYDRGIQAEESSDAIQRMRVAYRTGDMWAPQIGVKEALASEAEHFLDCIRGGGEPITSGRVGLRVVEALEGATQSMSRRGHPVQLAQVLRAS from the coding sequence ATGATCGGCATCGGCGTCGTCGGCTACGGCTACTGGGGCCCCAATCTGGCGCGGTGCTTCTCCGAAACGGACGGCTGCCGCCTCGTCGCGATCGCGGACGCCAATCCGGCAGCGCTCGCGCGGGCGGCGAAGCGGCACCCCGGCGCCGATCTCGTCGACAGCTGGAAGCTGCTGCTCGCGAACCCGGACGTCGATGCCGTCGTCATCGCGACGCCGGTGCGCACGCACTACGAGATCGCGCACGCCGGCATCCTGTCGGGGCGCCACGTCCTCGTCGAGAAACCGATGACGGAGACGGTCACCCAGGCCGAGACCCTCAACGAGATGGCAGCCCGGCGGAACGTCACGCTGATGGTGGACCACACCTTCGTCTATACGCCGGCGGTGCGGAAGATCCGCGAACTGATCCAGCGCGGCGAAATCGGCGACATCTATTACTACGACTCCACACGGGTGAACCTCGGCATCTTCCAGAGCGACGTGAACGTCGTCTGGGACCTGGCGGTGCACGATCTGGCCATCCTGCAGTTCCTCCTCGACGACGAGCCGATCGCCGTCTCCGCCAACGGCGCGCGGCATCTCGCCGGCAGCCCCGAGAACATGGCGCATGTCACGCTGTACTTCGGCAGAGGCACCGTCGCGCATCTGAGCGTCAACTGGCTGGCGCCCGTGAAGGTGCGCCGGACACTGATCGGCGGCAGCAAGAAGATGATCGTCTACGACGACCTGGAGCCGAGCGAGAAGGTCAAGGTCTACGACCGCGGCATCCAGGCCGAGGAATCCAGCGACGCCATACAGCGCATGCGTGTCGCCTACCGGACCGGCGACATGTGGGCGCCGCAGATCGGGGTCAAGGAGGCGCTGGCATCGGAGGCCGAGCACTTCCTCGACTGCATTCGCGGCGGCGGCGAGCCGATCACCAGCGGGCGCGTCGGGCTGCGCGTCGTGGAGGCGCTCGAAGGCGCCACGCAGTCGATGAGCCGCCGCGGCCATCCCGTACAACTCGCGCAGGTGCTGAGGGCCTCATGA
- a CDS encoding glycosyltransferase, giving the protein MKVCHVTGVLSSNGGGVVEAVAGLSEALQRGQRCETRLIGIEDKRGGTPRPVPGVRTDVLPVRGPTAFSYAPAMAAVLDEADLVHLHGLWLYASLAATRWTRRTGRPRIISPHGMLDAWAMRRAFWKKRLALFCYESANLRGATCLHALSRGERDAIRAFGLTNPVCVIPNGVHVPAPWTGAPPAWRTALPTDAKVLLYLGRLHPKKGLLDLLQAFAMTERDHAKHDGWYVAIAGWDQEGHRAELESCAGAFGITHRVRFIGPQFGADKEATLNAADAFVLPSMSEGLPIAVLEAWASGLPALITPQCNLPEGEAAGAAIPIVVGPEGVAAGLRRLFTLSDDERRQVGARGRTLVADRFTWDSVAERMASVYAWMLGEAPAPSAVEMT; this is encoded by the coding sequence ATGAAAGTCTGCCACGTGACGGGCGTGCTGTCGTCGAACGGCGGCGGGGTCGTGGAGGCCGTGGCCGGGCTTTCCGAGGCCCTGCAGCGCGGGCAGCGCTGCGAGACCCGGCTTATCGGTATCGAGGATAAGAGGGGCGGAACGCCGCGCCCGGTACCCGGAGTCCGCACCGATGTCCTTCCCGTACGCGGACCGACAGCGTTCAGCTACGCTCCCGCGATGGCGGCCGTCCTGGACGAGGCCGACCTGGTCCACCTCCACGGCTTGTGGCTCTACGCCTCGCTCGCGGCGACACGGTGGACCCGCCGCACCGGGCGCCCCCGGATCATCAGCCCGCATGGCATGCTGGACGCATGGGCGATGCGTCGCGCCTTCTGGAAGAAGCGGCTGGCGCTGTTCTGCTACGAGAGCGCGAACCTGCGCGGGGCGACTTGCCTGCACGCGCTCTCCCGCGGGGAACGGGACGCGATACGCGCTTTCGGCCTGACAAATCCCGTCTGCGTCATTCCGAACGGTGTGCATGTTCCCGCACCCTGGACGGGGGCGCCGCCCGCATGGCGCACCGCGCTCCCGACGGATGCCAAAGTCCTCCTCTATCTCGGACGTCTGCACCCGAAGAAGGGTCTGCTCGATCTCCTGCAGGCATTTGCGATGACCGAGCGGGATCATGCGAAGCACGACGGATGGTACGTGGCGATCGCCGGATGGGACCAGGAAGGGCATCGCGCCGAGCTGGAGAGTTGCGCCGGCGCCTTCGGGATCACGCACCGGGTCCGCTTCATCGGCCCGCAGTTCGGCGCCGACAAGGAAGCGACCCTGAACGCTGCCGATGCCTTCGTACTGCCCTCGATGAGCGAAGGTCTGCCGATCGCCGTACTGGAAGCCTGGGCGAGCGGGCTCCCGGCGCTGATCACGCCGCAGTGCAACCTCCCCGAAGGCGAGGCTGCGGGCGCCGCCATCCCCATCGTCGTGGGCCCCGAAGGCGTCGCCGCCGGGCTGCGCCGCCTGTTCACCCTGTCCGACGACGAACGCAGGCAGGTCGGGGCACGCGGCCGAACGCTCGTCGCGGACCGCTTCACATGGGACAGCGTCGCCGAGCGAATGGCGTCCGTCTACGCCTGGATGCTGGGCGAAGCGCCCGCCCCCTCGGCCGTCGAAATGACCTGA
- a CDS encoding YdcF family protein → MGIRRLFLGVLAVGALAPFLLIAGADKMLALRTGVARADAIVVLGGDGPRRAAQAASLYRTGIAPFILVSGDGDCRDIERLLVIDGVPPSAIAVECGSRTTWENAEYSKPILEVRGVRRAVLVTSWFHTLRAFYCFDLLAPAIDWMTAPAERDIPLSRLMHDVEGRQILKEYFKIAWYAPRHWTGALLADWRSRWLGL, encoded by the coding sequence ATGGGGATCCGCCGCCTGTTCCTGGGCGTGCTGGCCGTCGGGGCGCTGGCGCCTTTTCTGCTGATCGCCGGCGCCGATAAGATGCTGGCGCTGCGGACAGGCGTCGCGCGCGCGGACGCCATCGTGGTCCTGGGCGGCGACGGACCGCGCCGGGCGGCGCAGGCGGCTTCGCTCTACCGGACCGGCATCGCCCCGTTCATCCTCGTATCGGGAGACGGCGACTGCCGCGACATCGAGCGGCTGCTCGTCATCGACGGGGTGCCGCCATCGGCGATCGCCGTCGAGTGCGGTTCGCGGACGACCTGGGAAAACGCCGAGTATTCCAAGCCCATTCTCGAGGTGCGCGGCGTGCGCCGGGCGGTGCTCGTGACGAGCTGGTTCCACACGCTGCGCGCCTTCTACTGCTTCGATCTGCTCGCACCAGCCATTGACTGGATGACCGCTCCGGCCGAGCGCGACATACCGCTTTCGCGGCTGATGCATGACGTCGAGGGCCGGCAGATCCTGAAGGAGTATTTCAAGATCGCCTGGTATGCGCCCCGCCATTGGACGGGGGCGCTGCTGGCAGACTGGAGATCCCGGTGGCTTGGTCTTTGA
- a CDS encoding acyltransferase: protein MSPEGRIDGARVVPAVFGRSATPADPNYLRELALELKQRCSPGELMSLFRRFGADDGFVDGIMRTAALQAMARSCGDGLRLGTGISLRHPETFEIGAGVCFGEGVVIHGRYDGRCVIGDKVWIGAHSFLDARDLVLGDHVGWGPGAKVLGSEHTGEPLDVPIIATDLRIAPVRVEAWADIGVNAVLLPGITVGRGAIVGAGAVVTRDVPAFAKVAGTPARIVGWRHAEGAAAHGAAGGSATAHHFTSAGGAE from the coding sequence ATGTCGCCTGAAGGACGGATCGACGGGGCACGGGTGGTGCCGGCCGTCTTCGGCCGAAGTGCCACGCCGGCAGATCCGAACTATCTGCGCGAACTCGCTCTGGAACTGAAGCAGCGCTGCAGCCCAGGGGAACTCATGTCGTTGTTCCGACGCTTCGGCGCGGACGACGGCTTCGTCGACGGGATCATGCGCACCGCGGCATTGCAGGCGATGGCGAGGTCCTGCGGGGACGGTCTGCGGCTCGGCACCGGCATCTCGCTGCGCCATCCGGAGACCTTCGAGATCGGCGCCGGCGTCTGTTTCGGCGAGGGCGTCGTGATCCACGGCCGGTACGACGGACGCTGCGTCATCGGCGACAAGGTCTGGATCGGGGCGCATTCCTTTCTCGACGCCCGCGACCTTGTCCTCGGCGACCATGTCGGGTGGGGGCCCGGGGCGAAGGTGCTCGGGTCGGAGCATACGGGCGAGCCGCTGGACGTGCCGATCATCGCGACGGACCTGCGGATCGCGCCCGTACGCGTCGAGGCCTGGGCGGATATCGGCGTGAACGCCGTCCTGCTGCCCGGGATCACGGTCGGACGCGGCGCCATCGTCGGCGCCGGCGCGGTGGTCACACGCGATGTTCCCGCCTTCGCGAAGGTTGCCGGGACTCCGGCACGGATCGTCGGGTGGCGCCACGCCGAAGGCGCGGCGGCCCATGGTGCGGCGGGCGGAAGCGCGACCGCACATCATTTCACTTCAGCGGGGGGCGCAGAATGA